The following proteins are encoded in a genomic region of Streptomyces sp. SLBN-31:
- a CDS encoding alpha/beta hydrolase gives MASDFSRLMKQDFSDLEAAAKAWRGLSTTMDTLTDRHRRQVTGPLHASWKGDDADAALFYLEDVESRIGVVETEAMAVAEVLDTTKSWMEAAQTDLRNTVRRAEADHFEVDAYGTITDPTTAGLPHQDPDARQIIADRGTLMGQYRADIDAALADARKASDDGARALAELDGDILTDPTSHDASAESAQDVKNAMKAIGVQGPQIPEDDPKAAAEWWKALSPEERQTYTTLYPKEVGATDGLPSDVRDDANRTALTQELNLIQEGNWDEGFPGDTDETVNRRLNNLEVLNDQLEKADGAPKGKELYLLGYDSKDDGRAIVAMGNPDTAAHTGILVPGTNTNMDAVPGQITRIGKLQSSAEQQSDGESVAMITWLGYDAPEASMTDFDSVGGTGRAEDGAPDLRQFVAGTHAAHDGSPSHTTVIGHSYGSTVVGAAASGGPGLGADDVMVVGSPGMTVDHASDLQMDPEHVWIGGAKDDAVINHASDLTLGRDPMLADFGGNNFEVDTHGHSGYWDDGSDSLANQGAVIAGKQPTEVPKEGSDVPPEAQIVPGL, from the coding sequence GTGGCTTCTGACTTCTCCCGCCTGATGAAGCAGGACTTCTCCGACCTGGAAGCGGCGGCCAAGGCCTGGCGCGGCCTGTCGACGACCATGGACACCCTCACCGACCGCCACCGCCGGCAGGTCACCGGCCCCCTGCACGCTTCCTGGAAGGGCGACGACGCCGACGCGGCCCTGTTCTACCTGGAGGACGTCGAGTCGCGGATCGGTGTCGTCGAGACCGAGGCGATGGCCGTCGCCGAGGTACTGGACACCACCAAGTCCTGGATGGAAGCGGCCCAGACCGATCTGCGCAACACGGTGCGGCGAGCGGAGGCCGACCACTTCGAGGTCGACGCGTACGGGACGATCACCGACCCGACGACCGCCGGCCTGCCCCATCAGGACCCCGACGCACGGCAGATCATCGCCGACCGTGGAACCCTGATGGGCCAGTACCGCGCCGACATCGACGCCGCCCTGGCCGACGCCCGCAAGGCCAGCGACGACGGGGCCAGGGCCCTCGCCGAGCTCGACGGCGACATCCTCACCGACCCGACCAGCCATGACGCGTCGGCGGAGTCCGCGCAGGACGTCAAGAACGCCATGAAGGCCATCGGCGTACAGGGCCCGCAGATCCCCGAGGACGACCCGAAGGCCGCCGCCGAGTGGTGGAAGGCCCTCAGCCCCGAGGAACGCCAGACCTATACCACGCTCTATCCGAAGGAGGTCGGCGCGACCGACGGTCTGCCCTCGGACGTACGCGACGACGCCAACCGCACCGCCCTCACACAGGAGTTGAACCTCATCCAGGAGGGCAACTGGGACGAGGGCTTCCCCGGCGACACCGACGAGACGGTCAACCGGCGCCTGAACAACCTCGAAGTGCTCAACGACCAGTTGGAGAAGGCCGACGGCGCGCCCAAGGGCAAGGAGTTGTACCTGCTCGGCTACGACTCCAAGGACGACGGGCGGGCCATTGTCGCCATGGGCAACCCCGACACCGCCGCCCACACCGGAATCCTGGTACCGGGCACCAACACCAACATGGACGCCGTACCCGGCCAGATCACCCGCATCGGCAAACTCCAGTCGTCGGCGGAGCAGCAGTCCGACGGCGAGAGCGTCGCGATGATCACCTGGCTCGGCTACGACGCCCCCGAGGCGTCCATGACCGACTTCGACAGCGTCGGCGGAACCGGGCGGGCCGAGGACGGCGCCCCCGACCTGCGGCAGTTCGTGGCGGGCACGCACGCCGCGCACGACGGTTCGCCCAGTCACACCACCGTCATCGGGCACAGTTACGGCTCCACCGTCGTCGGCGCGGCCGCCTCCGGAGGCCCCGGCCTGGGTGCGGACGACGTGATGGTGGTCGGCAGCCCGGGCATGACCGTGGACCACGCGAGCGACCTGCAGATGGACCCCGAACACGTGTGGATCGGCGGTGCGAAGGACGACGCCGTCATCAACCACGCCTCGGACCTCACCCTCGGCCGGGACCCGATGCTCGCGGACTTCGGAGGCAACAACTTCGAGGTCGACACCCACGGCCACAGCGGCTACTGGGACGACGGCAGCGACTCCCTCGCCAACCAGGGGGCCGTCATCGCCGGCAAGCAGCCCACCGAGGTGCCGAAGGAAGGCAGCGACGTGCCACCGGAGGCCCAGATCGTCCCCGGTCTGTGA
- a CDS encoding PE-PGRS family protein: MALTLPSELVWVLDLLGYSWPEADEDALHQVAETWRDFGKTLEEIQAAGEGYARTVVAGNAGTAVDGFSKAWGAYTGSGGDDRYLPDAQLACEVIALAFDAAAIAVLTAKLAVIAQLIALAVEIIAAQASAPFTLGLSEVGALGATQATRVIVRELLNKLKQEVMQAITKAMEHATMDALKKIAKEQLEKVTKEKVKQFAKDKIKEEAKKFVQEKVVDAAKEKAKDAAIGMAQNIGQQSIETYFDERSGIDFGETAGVAKDAAGEYVDGLKNEVTGGEGSTVAGYTDVQGHVDGAVDAATEKVTGAAGNRVQHGVDALSGHSGHSGHGGDSGDSGQGGGTTDRAESASSSGTAATPASDAERPVAATASASRSGSAPSGGGAQDWARSEFG; this comes from the coding sequence ATGGCGCTCACACTCCCCAGCGAGCTCGTCTGGGTGCTCGACCTCCTCGGCTACTCCTGGCCCGAGGCCGACGAAGACGCACTGCACCAAGTCGCCGAGACCTGGCGGGATTTCGGCAAGACACTCGAAGAGATCCAGGCGGCCGGCGAGGGTTACGCCCGTACCGTCGTCGCCGGCAACGCCGGAACGGCTGTCGACGGCTTCAGCAAGGCCTGGGGCGCGTACACCGGCTCGGGCGGCGATGACAGGTATCTCCCCGACGCGCAGCTCGCGTGCGAAGTGATCGCCCTCGCCTTCGACGCGGCGGCGATCGCGGTGCTCACCGCGAAACTGGCCGTGATCGCCCAACTCATCGCGCTCGCAGTGGAGATCATCGCGGCGCAGGCGTCCGCCCCCTTCACCCTCGGTCTCTCCGAGGTCGGCGCGCTCGGCGCCACCCAGGCCACCCGCGTGATCGTCCGCGAGCTGCTGAACAAGCTCAAGCAGGAGGTCATGCAGGCGATCACCAAAGCCATGGAGCACGCCACCATGGACGCCCTGAAGAAGATCGCCAAGGAGCAGTTGGAGAAGGTCACCAAGGAGAAGGTCAAGCAGTTCGCCAAGGACAAGATCAAGGAAGAGGCCAAGAAGTTCGTCCAGGAGAAGGTCGTCGACGCTGCGAAGGAGAAGGCCAAGGACGCCGCCATCGGCATGGCGCAGAACATCGGCCAGCAGAGCATCGAGACCTACTTCGACGAGCGCTCGGGTATCGACTTCGGTGAGACGGCGGGCGTCGCCAAGGACGCGGCCGGCGAGTACGTCGACGGCCTCAAGAACGAGGTCACGGGCGGCGAAGGCTCCACCGTCGCCGGCTACACGGACGTACAGGGGCACGTGGACGGTGCCGTCGACGCCGCCACCGAGAAGGTCACCGGGGCGGCCGGCAACCGAGTGCAGCACGGCGTCGACGCACTGAGCGGCCACAGCGGCCACAGCGGTCACGGCGGCGACAGCGGCGACAGTGGCCAGGGTGGCGGGACGACCGACAGGGCCGAGTCAGCCTCCTCCTCCGGCACCGCCGCCACGCCGGCCTCCGACGCCGAACGGCCGGTCGCGGCGACCGCCTCCGCCTCGCGCTCCGGCTCCGCGCCCAGCGGTGGCGGCGCCCAGGACTGGGCGCGCAGCGAGTTCGGGTGA
- a CDS encoding type VII secretion target, with product MSQGTNVDPAELRASAGACDGIARTMKPPADKAVKEADTAGGSLTGWSMGPALTQLATSWKPALDGLHARIQAGGDNLRSSADGHEWNDERVSQDFEHTGTDTAAQATPGVMPAVLRPSESHPVTHDSSTPPDPRTSYGTNMPTYDEPITTGPAPATNDFG from the coding sequence GTGTCCCAGGGCACCAACGTCGACCCCGCCGAGCTCCGCGCCTCCGCCGGGGCGTGTGACGGCATAGCGCGCACCATGAAGCCCCCCGCCGACAAGGCCGTCAAGGAGGCCGACACGGCCGGCGGCTCCCTCACCGGCTGGTCGATGGGCCCGGCCCTGACGCAACTCGCCACGAGTTGGAAGCCAGCCCTCGACGGCCTGCACGCCCGTATCCAGGCCGGCGGCGACAACCTCAGGTCCTCCGCCGACGGCCACGAGTGGAACGACGAGCGGGTCTCCCAGGACTTCGAGCACACCGGCACGGACACCGCGGCACAGGCCACGCCCGGTGTCATGCCCGCCGTACTGCGCCCGAGCGAGAGTCATCCCGTCACTCACGACAGTTCCACCCCGCCCGACCCGCGGACCTCTTACGGCACCAACATGCCGACGTACGACGAGCCCATCACGACCGGCCCGGCGCCCGCCACGAACGACTTCGGCTGA
- the mycP gene encoding type VII secretion-associated serine protease mycosin, which translates to MKGRRARSRSHTGRDGRGTGTRAAQRVLGVLAAAGVCLASTPPALASDGSPGGRPAPAPGHADFGLAASGECVFGGGVIKSTPWSLQRVLLDQLWGQAKGKGVTVAVIDTGVDSSNRQLTDAMASGSKSFVGGSGTQDLEGHGTRVAGIIAARPMQGTGFEGIAPEAKILSLRYTGGENKQGDSGTMADAIRAAVAKGVDIINISSDTANKKDDPTLRSAVTAAVNAGALIIAAAGNDGADGKSADTYPASYDGVLAVAASDRNDERAYFSQSGDFVDVAAPGVDMVSTVPKGGQCTADGTSFAAPYVAGVAALLKEKHPTWKAAQIATRIEQTAQRPGRGPNQFTGWGVVDPVAALSDTSTPATSPTPDPPVKAGTGGVVPMAVTMGESEAEKERRTAIYVLGTGFALVLVVAGSGVAVRDWRSRRTGRAGR; encoded by the coding sequence GTGAAGGGCCGCAGAGCCCGTTCGCGTAGCCACACCGGCCGTGACGGCCGCGGCACCGGAACCCGCGCGGCGCAGCGGGTCCTCGGCGTGCTCGCGGCCGCGGGGGTCTGCCTGGCGTCGACGCCGCCGGCGCTGGCTTCCGACGGTTCGCCGGGAGGCCGCCCCGCCCCCGCCCCCGGCCACGCGGACTTCGGACTGGCGGCGAGCGGGGAGTGCGTCTTCGGGGGCGGCGTCATCAAGTCCACGCCGTGGTCGCTGCAGCGGGTGCTGCTGGACCAGCTGTGGGGCCAGGCGAAGGGCAAGGGCGTGACGGTCGCCGTGATCGACACCGGCGTCGACAGCTCCAACCGCCAGCTGACCGACGCGATGGCCTCCGGCAGCAAGTCCTTCGTCGGCGGCTCCGGCACCCAGGACCTGGAGGGTCACGGCACACGCGTGGCGGGCATCATCGCGGCCCGCCCGATGCAGGGCACCGGGTTCGAGGGGATCGCGCCCGAGGCCAAGATCCTGTCCCTCCGCTACACCGGCGGAGAGAACAAGCAGGGCGACTCGGGAACCATGGCCGACGCGATCCGCGCAGCGGTCGCCAAGGGCGTGGACATCATCAACATCTCGTCGGACACCGCGAACAAGAAGGACGACCCGACGCTGCGCAGCGCCGTGACGGCCGCCGTGAACGCGGGCGCCCTCATCATCGCGGCCGCCGGCAACGACGGAGCCGACGGCAAGTCCGCGGACACGTACCCGGCTTCGTACGACGGCGTCCTGGCCGTCGCGGCCTCCGACCGCAACGACGAGCGCGCCTACTTCTCCCAGTCCGGCGACTTCGTGGACGTGGCGGCCCCCGGCGTCGACATGGTCTCGACGGTCCCGAAGGGCGGCCAGTGCACGGCCGACGGCACGAGCTTCGCGGCGCCGTACGTGGCGGGCGTGGCGGCCCTGCTGAAGGAGAAGCACCCGACCTGGAAGGCGGCCCAGATCGCCACCCGGATCGAGCAGACGGCCCAACGGCCGGGCCGGGGACCCAACCAGTTCACCGGTTGGGGCGTCGTCGACCCGGTGGCCGCCCTGTCGGACACCTCCACCCCGGCCACGTCCCCGACCCCCGACCCGCCCGTGAAGGCCGGCACCGGCGGAGTCGTCCCCATGGCGGTGACCATGGGCGAGAGCGAGGCCGAAAAGGAACGGCGAACGGCCATCTACGTACTGGGAACGGGGTTCGCCCTGGTACTGGTGGTGGCGGGGAGCGGGGTGGCTGTGCGGGACTGGCGGAGCCGACGGACCGGACGGGCCGGCCGATGA
- a CDS encoding WXG100 family type VII secretion target, whose translation MSILVNYATITNASTDVRTTAGRIKQQLEDLEASVKRVAATWEGEAQEGYQRKQREWDQTAQDLHSTLLKISTALQNAADNYQATEKSNAATWG comes from the coding sequence ATGTCGATCCTCGTCAATTACGCAACGATCACCAACGCGTCCACCGACGTCCGCACCACGGCCGGCCGCATCAAGCAGCAGCTCGAGGACCTCGAGGCCTCGGTCAAGCGCGTCGCCGCCACCTGGGAGGGCGAGGCGCAGGAGGGCTACCAGCGCAAGCAGCGCGAGTGGGACCAGACCGCCCAGGACCTGCACTCCACCCTGCTGAAGATCTCCACCGCCCTGCAGAACGCGGCCGACAACTACCAGGCCACCGAGAAGAGCAACGCCGCGACCTGGGGCTGA
- a CDS encoding WXG100 family type VII secretion target, whose product MYGYGYTPTEEQIKAQQEAQKQRIKDKHDEKLEKLPDGGMGGPDRSKLDTHFMKMGIPELRSLILDADPNRIYEVSQHWKSVHNILSGGDGDGKTGGVDSVSSKDSVAGMMQSAVENVLEHWEGDAAEAFRKKANEIMGNVRNAAAWANHYGETMHAVQNDLRNSMSKMRDVNEPSGWDRAWDKLTDDNRSDEQLLADINKGVSTDAARQANADSLSKGKEEQLKGVAIMEQLGVNYKAYSGIGIRDDNPKDPFQPPNPQTPMPTPISVPSAGGSAPSSGRTTTKPWSAGPTTSIKPTPTVPRDQGIAGGSQLPTVPTAKTNVDSISPGLSGPGPSTGVGGPSVGGTGLGNLGTGGSVSPGILAAGEASGLAGGAARGGIGAMGGRGGLSGGGAAAGRGVGGRAGMGGMGGGAGAGAAGRGGAGAGGRGALARARGGVVGGAKGVGKGAGGGAGLHGSRGGTQAGAGGAGGKGRKSKKENSQGDRPDYLVEDEETWISEEDRNRNVPRTIE is encoded by the coding sequence ATGTACGGCTACGGCTACACGCCTACCGAAGAGCAGATCAAGGCTCAGCAGGAAGCACAGAAGCAGCGGATCAAGGACAAGCACGACGAGAAGCTCGAGAAACTGCCCGACGGGGGTATGGGAGGGCCGGACCGCAGCAAGCTCGACACCCACTTCATGAAAATGGGTATCCCCGAGCTGCGCTCCCTGATCCTGGACGCGGACCCCAACCGCATCTACGAGGTCAGCCAGCACTGGAAGTCCGTCCACAACATCCTGTCCGGCGGCGACGGTGACGGCAAGACCGGCGGTGTGGACTCGGTCTCCTCCAAGGACAGCGTCGCGGGCATGATGCAGAGCGCCGTGGAGAACGTCCTCGAGCACTGGGAGGGCGACGCGGCCGAGGCCTTCCGCAAGAAGGCCAACGAAATCATGGGGAACGTCCGCAACGCGGCCGCGTGGGCCAACCACTACGGCGAAACCATGCACGCCGTCCAGAACGACCTGCGCAACTCCATGAGCAAGATGCGGGACGTCAACGAGCCCTCCGGCTGGGACCGGGCCTGGGACAAACTCACGGACGACAACCGCAGCGACGAGCAGCTCCTCGCCGACATCAACAAGGGCGTAAGCACGGACGCCGCCCGCCAGGCCAACGCTGATTCCTTGTCCAAGGGGAAGGAGGAGCAGTTGAAGGGGGTGGCGATTATGGAGCAGTTGGGGGTTAATTACAAGGCGTACTCGGGAATCGGAATTCGGGACGATAATCCGAAGGATCCCTTCCAGCCCCCGAACCCTCAAACGCCGATGCCGACACCCATTTCTGTGCCCTCTGCTGGTGGGTCGGCGCCAAGCAGCGGACGAACCACAACGAAACCGTGGAGTGCGGGCCCGACGACGAGTATCAAGCCGACACCGACGGTTCCGCGTGACCAGGGCATCGCTGGCGGTTCGCAGCTTCCGACGGTGCCGACGGCCAAGACGAATGTGGACAGCATCTCGCCGGGCTTGAGTGGCCCTGGCCCCAGTACGGGCGTTGGTGGACCCAGCGTCGGAGGCACGGGCCTCGGCAATCTCGGCACCGGTGGATCAGTGAGCCCCGGCATCCTGGCTGCTGGCGAAGCCAGCGGCCTCGCGGGCGGTGCTGCCCGCGGTGGCATCGGAGCCATGGGCGGTCGCGGTGGCCTTTCCGGCGGCGGCGCCGCAGCAGGCCGCGGTGTCGGTGGCCGAGCGGGTATGGGCGGCATGGGCGGTGGCGCCGGAGCCGGGGCGGCCGGTCGAGGCGGCGCTGGCGCCGGCGGCCGCGGAGCACTCGCGAGGGCCCGTGGCGGTGTCGTCGGCGGTGCAAAGGGCGTCGGTAAAGGTGCCGGCGGCGGTGCAGGCTTGCACGGAAGTCGAGGTGGAACGCAGGCAGGTGCCGGCGGAGCCGGTGGCAAGGGCCGCAAGTCCAAGAAGGAGAACAGCCAGGGCGACCGTCCCGACTACCTGGTCGAGGACGAAGAGACCTGGATCTCAGAAGAGGACCGCAACCGCAACGTTCCGCGGACCATCGAGTAA
- a CDS encoding WXG100 family type VII secretion target yields the protein MAGQFRVTEDELTKLSGDINTVNGQLQGEIRRLNGVIEQIAGGWKGQAATSYHQLQERWNADAKKMSDILNDIKEAVDSTRSNYSASEDQQNSEISKIMSDFG from the coding sequence ATGGCCGGCCAGTTCCGGGTAACAGAGGACGAACTCACCAAGCTCTCCGGTGACATCAACACCGTCAACGGCCAGCTGCAGGGCGAGATCCGCCGTCTCAACGGCGTCATCGAGCAGATCGCCGGCGGCTGGAAAGGCCAGGCGGCCACGTCCTACCACCAGCTGCAGGAGCGCTGGAACGCGGACGCGAAGAAGATGAGCGACATTCTCAACGACATCAAGGAAGCCGTGGACTCCACGCGGAGCAACTACTCCGCGTCCGAGGACCAGCAGAACTCCGAGATCAGCAAGATCATGTCGGACTTCGGCTGA
- the eccB gene encoding type VII secretion protein EccB: MAKRQDELAAYNFARKRTVAAFLAPSPGGSEEGAPRPVRTVTPSLALGIVLVVGFIAWGVIKPTAPQGWDTPGQYIIVDSDSTTRYVVLNDETSSGKKVPTLHPVLNYASAKLLLDKGKGSVLEVSGKEIDKSDIAHGATLGIPYAPDRLPSASDAEKTKTWAVCERPAQGSGSTEDGNIDRAVFVMDAADAKSLNGTGKVGPGQALYVKDPRTDREYLVDGKGNLFWLGGPAVADAATMQQLRSAVIGSTAKAQPVSQEWLRTLNPRGVISFPKVPGAGATTSVKGLPSGTSTVGQVLEAPDAQGMQYYVVLKDKVAVVTPFVAQLLMQSPQAQNTSPTKVSSGMIIQANGGPADPFYGDQGWPQSVPRQANPATTATGETRTTSCSVYDGTIGADKKPRLAAWAGTTYPKKVIADSLSAYVSSGSGLLFQEVTGAAGGGGAWYLLTDTGLRYSLPSNNDSTAKGTSASSTSTSGQPSETDKARTRLGYEDVSRPAIVPQTWAKFIPKGPTLDTGGAKQEQSQ; the protein is encoded by the coding sequence ATGGCAAAGCGTCAGGACGAGCTCGCCGCCTACAACTTCGCTCGCAAGCGCACCGTCGCGGCCTTCCTCGCGCCGTCGCCGGGCGGCTCGGAGGAAGGCGCCCCGCGTCCGGTCCGCACGGTGACGCCCAGCCTGGCGCTCGGGATCGTCCTGGTGGTGGGGTTCATCGCCTGGGGCGTGATCAAGCCGACGGCACCGCAGGGCTGGGACACTCCCGGGCAGTACATCATCGTCGACAGCGACTCCACGACGCGCTACGTCGTCCTCAACGACGAGACGTCGAGCGGCAAGAAGGTCCCGACGCTGCACCCCGTCCTCAACTACGCTTCCGCCAAACTCCTGTTGGACAAGGGCAAGGGCAGCGTCCTGGAGGTCTCCGGCAAGGAGATCGACAAGAGCGACATCGCGCACGGTGCCACCCTCGGCATCCCGTACGCCCCCGACCGGCTGCCCTCCGCGAGCGACGCGGAGAAGACGAAGACGTGGGCGGTGTGCGAGCGCCCCGCGCAGGGCTCGGGCAGTACCGAGGACGGCAACATCGACCGCGCCGTGTTCGTCATGGACGCCGCGGACGCCAAGTCCCTGAACGGCACGGGCAAGGTGGGCCCCGGCCAGGCCCTGTACGTCAAGGACCCCAGGACCGACCGGGAGTACCTGGTCGACGGCAAGGGCAACCTCTTCTGGCTCGGCGGCCCCGCGGTCGCCGACGCCGCCACCATGCAGCAGTTGCGCTCCGCCGTCATCGGCAGCACGGCCAAGGCGCAGCCGGTGAGCCAGGAATGGCTGCGCACCCTCAACCCGCGCGGCGTCATCTCCTTCCCGAAGGTCCCCGGCGCCGGCGCCACGACCTCCGTCAAGGGACTGCCCAGCGGGACGAGCACGGTGGGCCAGGTCCTGGAGGCGCCGGACGCGCAGGGCATGCAGTACTACGTCGTCCTCAAGGACAAGGTCGCCGTCGTCACGCCCTTCGTGGCGCAGTTGTTGATGCAGTCGCCGCAGGCCCAGAACACCAGCCCCACCAAGGTCTCCTCCGGCATGATCATCCAGGCCAACGGCGGCCCCGCGGACCCCTTCTACGGCGACCAGGGCTGGCCCCAGTCCGTCCCGCGGCAGGCCAACCCCGCGACCACGGCGACGGGCGAGACCCGCACCACCTCGTGCAGCGTCTACGACGGCACCATCGGCGCGGACAAGAAGCCGCGGCTGGCGGCATGGGCCGGGACGACGTACCCGAAGAAGGTCATCGCCGACTCGCTGAGCGCCTACGTCTCCTCGGGCTCCGGCCTGCTGTTCCAGGAGGTCACCGGCGCGGCGGGCGGAGGCGGCGCCTGGTACCTGCTGACCGACACGGGTCTGCGCTACTCGCTGCCGTCGAACAACGACAGTACGGCGAAGGGGACTTCGGCCTCCTCCACGTCCACGTCCGGACAGCCGAGCGAGACGGACAAGGCGCGTACCCGTCTCGGCTACGAGGACGTCTCCAGGCCGGCGATCGTGCCGCAGACCTGGGCGAAGTTCATCCCGAAGGGACCCACGCTGGACACGGGCGGCGCGAAGCAGGAACAGAGCCAGTGA
- the mycP gene encoding type VII secretion-associated serine protease mycosin yields MALTGALLLTAAPIASADQVRDAQWPLTVYGAEKVWETSQGAGVTVAVVDTGVDSRQPDLTGQVLAGKDFTGSGDPHKDSVGHGTAMASLIAGHGHGANASAGVMGLAPKAKILPVRVDIAKNTGNTASWVAGVRYAVDQGASVINLSLDDSSAYPGSKAAEAIKYAQSHNAVVVAAAGNDGGTVNYPAALPGVVAVSAVDQNLAAWSKSNTGNVTVAAPGVEVAQADPTTKSGYAVANGTSGSTAYVSAIVALLRSKYPDLTAGQIINRLVKSASFLNNTGKKAPDKELGYGIARPGSALTMDIPKGPKEGPLAQASPSTSTQSGSASGNESPNQAAKKDKSSSSGILLIAGIAAAVIILGVVFAVIRSRRNRGSGGPGSGPGGGMPPHGTGYPPQPPTGYQQYPNTPPNQGYPAPPGQSPQYPNPYAQQPPHQGQ; encoded by the coding sequence GTGGCATTGACGGGAGCCTTGCTCCTCACTGCGGCCCCAATTGCGTCTGCGGATCAAGTCCGGGACGCTCAGTGGCCGTTGACCGTATACGGCGCAGAAAAGGTTTGGGAAACTTCCCAAGGTGCGGGTGTCACGGTTGCTGTAGTCGACACGGGAGTTGATTCCCGCCAGCCGGATCTGACGGGACAAGTGCTGGCGGGTAAGGACTTCACTGGATCAGGAGATCCTCACAAGGACAGTGTCGGACACGGAACTGCCATGGCTAGCCTCATCGCTGGTCACGGACACGGAGCAAATGCCTCTGCAGGCGTGATGGGTCTCGCTCCAAAAGCGAAAATTCTTCCAGTTCGCGTAGATATTGCCAAGAACACGGGTAATACGGCTAGTTGGGTCGCTGGAGTTCGCTATGCAGTGGACCAGGGCGCATCGGTCATCAATCTGTCGCTTGACGATTCTTCCGCCTACCCTGGCTCGAAGGCTGCCGAGGCGATCAAATATGCGCAATCACACAATGCAGTAGTTGTCGCGGCCGCAGGAAACGACGGAGGGACGGTTAACTACCCGGCCGCTCTCCCAGGTGTGGTGGCAGTTTCCGCAGTGGATCAGAACCTCGCCGCCTGGTCCAAATCGAACACAGGTAACGTCACCGTTGCCGCGCCCGGAGTGGAAGTCGCCCAGGCTGACCCAACTACGAAAAGCGGTTACGCGGTGGCTAACGGAACCTCTGGTTCCACGGCCTACGTCTCCGCCATCGTCGCCCTCCTCCGCTCGAAGTACCCCGACCTCACCGCAGGCCAGATCATCAACCGTCTGGTGAAGTCGGCGTCGTTCCTGAACAACACCGGCAAGAAGGCCCCGGACAAGGAACTCGGCTACGGCATCGCTCGCCCCGGTTCGGCGCTGACGATGGACATCCCGAAGGGCCCCAAGGAGGGCCCCCTCGCCCAGGCCTCGCCGTCCACCTCCACGCAGTCCGGCTCGGCTTCCGGCAATGAAAGCCCGAACCAGGCGGCCAAGAAGGACAAGTCGTCCTCCAGCGGCATCCTCCTGATCGCCGGCATCGCAGCAGCCGTAATCATCCTCGGCGTCGTCTTCGCGGTGATCCGCAGCCGCCGAAACCGCGGCAGCGGCGGTCCCGGCTCCGGCCCAGGCGGCGGTATGCCCCCGCATGGCACCGGCTACCCGCCCCAGCCCCCCACGGGCTACCAGCAGTACCCCAACACGCCTCCCAACCAGGGCTACCCCGCCCCTCCGGGACAGTCCCCGCAATACCCCAACCCGTACGCCCAGCAGCCTCCGCACCAGGGGCAGTAG